Proteins co-encoded in one Dreissena polymorpha isolate Duluth1 chromosome 12, UMN_Dpol_1.0, whole genome shotgun sequence genomic window:
- the LOC127854223 gene encoding uncharacterized protein LOC127854223, with translation MADAMEIVINSQSITDALQKYCSEFQTNISELKPLQFKAVQTLLSKKDCICALPTGYGKSLIYEILPFIVPKCIVIVIVPLNAIIEQQILKLYGQSFSMSMSKDTVDLSITKYFFFHPETVLISLEVNKLFRSVKFQDYNKFLVIDEAHCVIEWGGEFRKDFKRIYQLKSLVSCPILALSATITKAGQTEIAKCLHLTNYEVVSASPAKDNMKMVVMNRPSPNSKGNTSFTPYDYIFVPVLQQLKSEIDNFEITIVYCKTINWIGYGYELAKQILGDEFHSGKPSEKTARVMMYHSSMEGSDGKLKKHIVETLQTERSTIRLIIASVALGMGADLRHVKRVIHAGPPTSLETYIQEIGRAGRSHDDALAILFFNKSDIASAHMTREMKDYCVNSTICRRSLVNQYFGFETQEVKQFSICCDLCNNELGIEYDFSKLSAN, from the exons ATGGCGGACGCGATGGAAATA gttatAAACAGCCAGTCAATTACAGATGCATTGCAGAAATATTGTTCAGAATTCCAAACTAATATATCAGAGCTCAAACCACTACAGTTTAAAGCAGTACAAACATTATTATCAAAAAAAGACTGCATCTGTGCTCTACCCACTGGTTATGGCAAATCATTAATTTACGAAATTTTACCTTTTATTGTTCCAAAATGTATTGTGATTGTTATTGTGCCTTTAAATGCCATAATAGAACAGCAAATACTGAAACTCTATGGACAATCTTTTTCTATGTCTATGAGTAAAGACACTGTTGACTTATCaattaccaaatattttttctttcatcCAGAGACTGTTTTAATCTCTCTTGAAGTGAACAAACTATTTCGCTCTGTTAAATTTCAAGATTATAACAAGTTTCTTGTAATCGACGAGGCTCATTGTGTTATTGAATGGGGCGGAGAATTTAGGAAGGACTTTAAAAGAATATACCAACTGAAGTCTCTTGTAAGTTGCCCAATTCTTGCTTTGTCAGCAACAATAACAAAAGCAGGTCAAACTGAAATTGCAAAATGTCTGCATTTGACTAACTATGAAGTTGTAAGTGCTAGCCCTGCAAAAGACAACATGAAGATGGTCGTTATGAATCGTCCTAGTCCAAACTCCAAAGGGAATACCTCATTTACACCATATGACTATATATTTGTACCGGTTTTGCAACAACTGAAGAGTGAGattgataattttgaaataactattgtatattgtaaGACAATTAATTGGATTGGTTATGGTTATGAACTTGCAAAGCAAATACTTGGTGATGAATTCCACTCAGGAAAACCATCGGAGAAAACTGCAAGAGTCATGATGTACCATTCATCTATGGAAGGCTCTGATGGGAAG TTGAAGAAACATATTGTTGAGACGTTACAGACTGAAAGGTCTACGATCCGACTGATAATTGCATCTGTGGCTCTAGGCATGGGTGCAGATTTGAGGCATGTTAAGAGGGTGATTCATGCTGGACCTCCTACTTCCTTAGAAA CTTATATACAAGAGATCGGCAGAGCAGGAAGAAGCCATGATGATGCCCTGGCCATTCTCTTCTTTAACAAATCAGACATTGCATCTGCACATATGACCAGAGAAATGAAGGACTATTGTGTAAACTCAACTATCTGCCGAAGAAGTTTAGTTAaccagtattttggttttgaaactcAGGAAGTCAAACAGTTTTCAATTTGTTGTGATTTGTGCAATAATGAACTGGGGATAGAATATGATTTTAGTAAACTGTCAGCTAACTAA